Proteins encoded by one window of Akkermansia muciniphila ATCC BAA-835:
- the queG gene encoding tRNA epoxyqueuosine(34) reductase QueG encodes MSRQLGFSGCRVARAEKSPHAEKLFQWLERGWHAGMEWMALSPERRTDPAEVLPGCRSVICLSYDYDSPGRRPEGEGSICLYAHGKDYHGILEEKLADLQELLSIYGGKQRGYVDSGPVMERDHAEACGLGWRGKSGLIVRRKGGSRFFIATLLTTLELEPDAPVSNGCGSCRRCAALCPTGAIMENGQVDAGRCLSYWTIEHRGAIPEEIRPLIGTRLYGCDTCVTVCPWNGKPLPDVDERFRMSRLLASIPLRGLLSLDAGGFAALFRNSPLKRLKREGLLRNGCVVLGNAGTPDDIDFLKALYGESPLVEEHASWAVERILRRHGRHASSSGARD; translated from the coding sequence GTGTCCCGGCAGCTTGGTTTTTCCGGCTGCCGGGTGGCCCGTGCGGAAAAAAGCCCGCATGCGGAAAAATTGTTTCAATGGCTGGAGCGCGGATGGCACGCCGGGATGGAGTGGATGGCGCTTTCCCCGGAGCGGCGCACGGATCCTGCGGAAGTGCTTCCCGGATGCCGTTCCGTCATTTGCCTGTCCTATGATTATGACAGCCCCGGTAGGCGCCCGGAGGGGGAGGGTAGCATTTGCCTTTACGCCCATGGAAAGGATTACCACGGAATTCTGGAGGAAAAACTGGCGGATTTGCAGGAGCTGCTTTCCATTTACGGCGGGAAGCAGAGGGGGTATGTGGACTCCGGCCCTGTTATGGAACGGGACCATGCGGAGGCCTGCGGCCTGGGCTGGCGCGGGAAAAGCGGTTTGATCGTGCGCAGGAAAGGGGGCTCCCGCTTTTTTATCGCTACCCTGCTGACTACGCTGGAACTGGAACCGGACGCTCCGGTTTCAAACGGATGCGGCAGTTGCCGCCGTTGTGCGGCCCTGTGTCCGACGGGCGCAATTATGGAAAACGGTCAGGTTGATGCCGGACGCTGCCTTTCCTACTGGACGATTGAACACCGGGGGGCTATTCCGGAAGAAATCCGTCCCCTGATAGGCACGCGCCTGTACGGGTGCGATACCTGCGTGACGGTCTGTCCCTGGAATGGTAAGCCTTTGCCGGACGTTGACGAACGGTTCCGCATGTCCCGTCTGCTGGCTTCCATTCCCCTGCGTGGTCTTCTTTCCCTGGATGCCGGCGGTTTTGCGGCCCTGTTCCGGAATTCCCCGTTGAAAAGGCTCAAGAGGGAAGGGCTGCTGCGTAACGGCTGCGTTGTGCTGGGGAATGCGGGGACTCCGGATGACATTGATTTTCTGAAGGCGCTTTACGGGGAGTCTCCTCTGGTGGAGGAACACGCTTCCTGGGCTGTGGAGCGCATCCTCCGCCGCCACGGGCGGCATGCATCTTCAAGCGGTGCAAGAGATTAA
- the gcvT gene encoding glycine cleavage system aminomethyltransferase GcvT yields MTDTDVKSTPLATKHVELGARMVPFAGWNMPVQYTGILDEHKAVRETCGIFDISHMGQFTVAGGSAAAWLNSMLTNDINKLNVGQGQYSVMLNDRAGVIDDLILYRMEPETFFVVVNASKIDEDFAWLSAHQPAGVTLENHSDEYVGLAVQGPECGEVFSRVIPGVELPPRNGISRITAEGTDLIICRTGYTGEDGFEFFCPAKEGVKWFEAFLGAGAKPCGLGARDSLRLEMCYPLNGSDLSPDKTPLEAGLGFFCALDTDFIGSDILREQKANGLSRRLAAIEYTGKGAPPRAHYAVHVPGGEAIGELTSGVLSPSLMKGIALAYLPAAYAKVGTELEIDVRGRKFPAVVVKKPFYKKG; encoded by the coding sequence ATGACTGATACAGACGTCAAATCCACCCCCCTGGCAACTAAACACGTTGAACTGGGAGCCAGAATGGTTCCTTTCGCCGGCTGGAATATGCCGGTGCAGTACACCGGCATTCTGGACGAACACAAAGCAGTGCGCGAAACCTGCGGCATTTTTGACATCTCCCACATGGGGCAGTTCACGGTAGCCGGCGGTTCCGCTGCAGCATGGCTGAACTCCATGCTGACCAATGACATCAACAAACTGAATGTAGGGCAGGGGCAATACTCCGTCATGCTCAATGACAGGGCCGGAGTCATTGACGACCTCATCCTGTACCGGATGGAACCGGAAACCTTCTTCGTAGTGGTGAACGCCTCCAAGATTGATGAAGACTTCGCATGGCTTTCCGCCCATCAACCTGCAGGCGTAACTCTGGAAAACCACTCCGACGAATACGTGGGGCTGGCTGTTCAAGGTCCCGAATGCGGAGAAGTATTCTCCCGCGTCATCCCCGGCGTGGAACTTCCCCCCCGCAATGGAATCTCCCGCATCACGGCGGAAGGGACGGATCTCATTATCTGCCGCACCGGCTATACCGGGGAAGATGGTTTTGAATTCTTCTGCCCGGCTAAGGAAGGCGTCAAATGGTTTGAAGCCTTTCTTGGAGCAGGAGCCAAACCCTGCGGCCTGGGCGCCCGCGACAGCCTGCGTCTGGAAATGTGCTATCCTCTGAACGGCTCCGACCTCTCTCCGGACAAAACGCCTCTGGAAGCCGGGCTCGGATTCTTCTGCGCGCTGGATACGGACTTCATCGGTTCCGATATTCTCCGGGAACAAAAAGCCAACGGCCTCAGCCGTCGGCTGGCCGCTATTGAATACACCGGCAAGGGAGCTCCTCCCCGCGCCCACTATGCCGTGCACGTCCCCGGCGGAGAAGCCATCGGAGAACTTACCAGCGGCGTGCTCTCTCCTTCGCTGATGAAGGGCATTGCCCTGGCCTACCTGCCTGCCGCCTATGCCAAGGTCGGCACGGAGCTGGAAATTGACGTAAGGGGAAGGAAATTCCCAGCCGTGGTCGTAAAAAAACCCTTTTATAAAAAAGGCTGA
- a CDS encoding glycosyltransferase family 4 protein, which translates to MKIVHLVPSMESGGVEQVVMELGSGLSSRGVENIVVSGGGRLVPRLEKEGSRHILMPIGKKSISTLFRIGALRALLQAVRPDILHLHSRVPAWAGYLAWKKLPPEDRPGLVTSVHGFYSVNRYSAIMSRGERVIAVSNCIRDYILDHYPSTPPDHIRIIPNAISPDQYHPAYSPSREWLTGWFMSYPELKGKFTLCLPGRITRLKGHLDLIPVVRQLLEQGIPAHAVIVGEAKKGKEEYKNEVLRAIERSGVSQSFTWTGHRQDLREILSTCSVTLSLTKSPEAFGKSTLEALALGKPVAGYAHGGVKEQLDAFLPEGNVAVGDTAAMANLLARWHTQPPPLPRQIPSPYNMQDMIQAHLDVYQELTPYS; encoded by the coding sequence ATGAAAATAGTACATCTCGTCCCCTCCATGGAATCCGGAGGCGTGGAACAAGTCGTTATGGAACTGGGCAGCGGCCTTTCTTCCCGGGGCGTGGAAAATATCGTCGTTTCCGGAGGCGGACGCCTGGTGCCCCGTCTGGAAAAGGAAGGCTCCCGCCACATCCTGATGCCGATAGGCAAAAAAAGCATCTCCACTCTCTTCCGCATCGGGGCCCTCCGCGCCCTGCTTCAGGCCGTCAGGCCGGATATCCTGCATCTCCATTCCCGCGTTCCTGCGTGGGCAGGCTACCTGGCATGGAAAAAGCTCCCGCCGGAAGACCGCCCCGGCCTCGTCACCAGCGTTCACGGCTTCTACTCCGTCAACCGGTACTCCGCCATCATGAGCCGAGGAGAGCGGGTGATCGCCGTCTCCAACTGCATCAGGGACTACATCCTTGACCATTATCCGTCCACCCCTCCGGACCATATCAGAATCATACCCAATGCTATTTCCCCGGACCAATATCACCCGGCCTACTCCCCCTCCCGGGAATGGCTCACGGGCTGGTTCATGTCCTATCCTGAACTGAAGGGGAAATTCACCCTGTGCCTGCCGGGCCGCATCACGCGCTTGAAAGGGCATCTGGATCTGATTCCGGTCGTCAGGCAGCTTCTGGAACAGGGAATCCCGGCCCACGCCGTCATTGTAGGAGAAGCAAAGAAGGGAAAAGAAGAATATAAAAACGAGGTCCTGCGGGCAATAGAACGTTCCGGCGTCTCCCAGTCCTTCACCTGGACAGGCCATCGCCAGGATCTGAGGGAAATCCTTTCCACATGTTCCGTCACCCTCTCCCTGACCAAAAGCCCGGAAGCCTTCGGCAAATCAACCCTGGAGGCGCTCGCCCTGGGCAAACCCGTAGCCGGATACGCCCACGGCGGAGTCAAGGAACAGCTGGACGCCTTCCTTCCTGAAGGGAACGTCGCCGTAGGAGATACCGCCGCCATGGCGAACCTGCTGGCCCGCTGGCATACCCAGCCCCCCCCCCTGCCCCGGCAAATTCCTTCCCCTTACAATATGCAGGATATGATTCAAGCCCATCTGGACGTTTACCAGGAACTGACACCTTATTCATGA
- the rpsD gene encoding 30S ribosomal protein S4, with protein MARYTGPRDKVSRRFGVALFGSTKALEKRPFPPGQHGMRAGRKKKSDYGVMLAEKQKLRFQYGVLEGQFRKYYAEAARRRGITGDILLQLLELRLDNVVYRLGFSNTRAGARQLVSHGHITVNGKKTNIASYSCRPGDVIAVGGKASSQQLVTRFLDLTQATVVPDWLECDRDKLTGKIARVPSKEEIAPIVNEQLIVEFYSR; from the coding sequence ATGGCTCGTTATACCGGTCCCCGCGATAAAGTGTCCCGCCGTTTTGGCGTTGCCCTTTTCGGTTCCACCAAGGCTCTTGAAAAGCGCCCCTTCCCTCCCGGCCAGCATGGCATGCGCGCCGGCCGCAAGAAGAAATCCGACTATGGCGTGATGCTTGCTGAAAAACAGAAACTGCGTTTCCAGTACGGTGTGCTTGAAGGTCAGTTCCGCAAGTATTATGCAGAAGCCGCCCGCCGCCGCGGCATTACCGGCGATATTCTGCTTCAGCTCCTTGAGCTTCGTCTGGACAATGTTGTGTACCGCCTCGGCTTCAGCAATACCCGTGCCGGCGCCCGTCAGCTTGTTTCCCACGGTCACATCACCGTGAACGGCAAGAAGACGAATATCGCGTCCTACTCCTGCCGTCCGGGCGATGTCATTGCCGTAGGCGGCAAGGCTTCTTCCCAGCAGCTGGTTACCCGTTTCCTTGACCTGACTCAGGCTACTGTGGTTCCTGACTGGCTGGAATGCGACCGTGACAAGCTCACGGGCAAGATTGCCCGCGTGCCTTCCAAGGAAGAGATTGCTCCCATCGTCAACGAGCAGCTCATCGTGGAATTTTACTCCCGTTAA
- the ychF gene encoding redox-regulated ATPase YchF has product MLQAGIVGLPNVGKSTLFNAVTRTRKAQAANYPFCTIDPNVGMVTVPDPRLQVLSDMSGSEKIIPTLIEFVDIAGLVKGASEGAGLGNQFLANIREVDAIVQVVRCFDNDDIIHELGSVDPLRDIDIINSELILADIATMEKRLSSRERKARSGDKEAKAEVALITKLLPHLNEGNPALTLEPQLDDDERKLLHSFQLLSDKKSIFACNVNEDELADAISNPDAHPYVSQVKKYVAEHHNAEAIVISARIEEELIDVSEEESREFLESLGVKDSGVSDLIRAVYHLLGLRTYLTTGIKETRAWTIPAGAKAPQAAGVIHTDFERGFIAAEVVHYDDLVSCGGKAGAREHGKLRIEGKEYVVKDGDVIEFRFNV; this is encoded by the coding sequence ATGTTACAGGCAGGTATTGTAGGTCTCCCCAACGTCGGCAAATCCACTCTATTCAATGCGGTCACCCGGACGCGCAAGGCCCAGGCGGCCAACTATCCCTTCTGCACCATTGACCCGAACGTGGGTATGGTAACAGTCCCGGATCCCCGCCTGCAGGTTCTTTCCGACATGTCCGGTTCTGAAAAAATCATCCCCACGCTTATTGAATTCGTGGATATTGCCGGTCTGGTCAAGGGAGCCTCGGAAGGAGCCGGCCTGGGCAACCAGTTTCTGGCGAACATCCGTGAAGTGGACGCCATCGTGCAGGTAGTCCGCTGCTTTGACAATGATGATATTATCCATGAACTCGGTTCCGTGGATCCTCTGCGCGACATTGACATCATCAACTCGGAACTCATTCTGGCGGATATCGCCACCATGGAAAAGAGACTCTCTTCCCGCGAACGCAAGGCACGCAGCGGCGACAAGGAAGCCAAGGCCGAAGTGGCCCTCATCACCAAACTCCTGCCCCACCTGAACGAAGGCAATCCCGCCCTCACCCTTGAACCGCAGCTGGACGACGACGAACGCAAGCTGCTCCATTCTTTCCAGCTGCTTTCGGATAAAAAAAGCATTTTCGCCTGCAATGTCAATGAAGACGAACTGGCGGACGCCATCTCCAACCCGGACGCCCATCCCTACGTCTCCCAGGTGAAAAAATACGTAGCGGAACACCATAACGCGGAAGCCATTGTCATCTCCGCCCGGATTGAAGAGGAACTCATCGACGTCTCGGAGGAAGAATCCCGCGAATTCCTGGAATCCCTGGGTGTGAAGGACTCCGGCGTTTCCGACCTTATCCGCGCCGTGTACCACCTTCTGGGCCTGCGCACCTACCTCACCACGGGAATCAAGGAAACGCGGGCCTGGACCATTCCGGCCGGGGCAAAAGCACCCCAGGCGGCCGGCGTCATCCACACGGACTTTGAACGCGGTTTTATCGCCGCGGAGGTAGTGCACTACGACGACCTGGTTTCCTGCGGCGGCAAGGCCGGAGCGAGGGAACACGGCAAGCTGCGCATCGAAGGAAAAGAATATGTCGTCAAAGACGGGGACGTCATCGAATTCCGCTTCAATGTCTAG
- the dprA gene encoding DNA-processing protein DprA: protein MTPREAAIALNLIPGLGPVRIMRLLQVFASPELILESPSSLLMEIPGVGAQLACRISSWRSTVNPYRELELADNAGAAVTTVFDDSYPSSLRALPDPPIVLYSWGNWTGTDAERSIAVVGSRMATHYGRLCARNISHDLAEAGITVISGLARGVDTEAHTGAMDAEGRTIAVIGAGLNKLYPRENRNLAQRIADGHGAVVSEFPMDLPPSRTTFPMRNRIVSGWSRATLVVEASGRSGALITARTAAEQGRDVFCIPGPVDRHSSDGCHALIRDGAILATGASDILQDMNWAVPEQGLPLFSPCSPAGASTPPLPTLEEKEILHAIRLGFNTIDTLCTSLGKAAHTITPLLAKMQIAGQITPDAGGYFSINGREL, encoded by the coding sequence ATGACACCCCGGGAAGCAGCCATAGCCCTGAACCTGATACCGGGCCTGGGCCCTGTCAGAATCATGCGTCTCCTGCAGGTATTCGCCTCTCCGGAACTGATTCTGGAATCCCCTTCCTCCCTGTTGATGGAAATTCCCGGCGTGGGGGCGCAGCTGGCTTGCCGCATTTCCTCTTGGCGGAGCACCGTCAACCCGTACAGGGAACTGGAACTGGCGGATAACGCGGGGGCCGCGGTAACCACGGTTTTTGACGACTCCTACCCATCCTCCCTGCGTGCTCTCCCAGACCCGCCCATTGTCCTCTACTCCTGGGGAAACTGGACCGGAACGGATGCCGAACGCTCCATTGCCGTCGTCGGCTCACGGATGGCCACCCATTACGGCAGGCTTTGCGCCAGAAACATCTCCCATGACCTGGCGGAAGCCGGAATAACTGTCATTTCCGGACTGGCGCGCGGCGTGGACACGGAAGCCCATACCGGGGCCATGGACGCGGAGGGGCGCACCATCGCCGTTATCGGGGCAGGTCTCAACAAACTGTATCCTCGGGAAAACAGAAACTTGGCGCAGCGCATTGCGGACGGGCATGGAGCGGTAGTCTCCGAGTTCCCGATGGACCTGCCCCCCTCCCGCACCACTTTTCCCATGCGCAACCGCATCGTGAGCGGCTGGAGCCGCGCTACGCTGGTGGTGGAGGCGTCCGGACGCAGCGGGGCCCTGATCACGGCCCGAACGGCGGCCGAACAGGGTCGAGACGTTTTTTGCATTCCCGGACCGGTTGACCGGCATTCTTCCGACGGATGCCATGCCCTCATCCGGGACGGAGCCATCCTAGCTACCGGAGCCTCCGATATTCTGCAGGACATGAACTGGGCCGTTCCGGAACAGGGACTGCCTCTCTTCTCGCCATGCTCCCCTGCCGGAGCCTCAACCCCACCGCTTCCCACTTTGGAAGAAAAGGAGATTCTCCACGCCATCAGACTGGGTTTCAATACTATTGACACCCTCTGCACCTCTCTGGGAAAAGCGGCGCATACCATCACCCCGCTTTTGGCCAAAATGCAAATTGCAGGGCAAATTACTCCGGACGCCGGAGGGTATTTCTCCATTAACGGCAGGGAACTTTAG
- the rpsK gene encoding 30S ribosomal protein S11 yields the protein MASEEITNETAEQPVEAAASAPVAETPAAAVSAPEEIKKPEPRKDIFAELGLGGDDDKPKILKAKGSKNVSTGVVHVSSTFNNTVVTVTDQRGNVIGWSSAGKMGFKGSRKSTAYAGQVVCQDACRQAMGHGLREVEVRVKGPGSGRESAVRAVQTIGIEITSIKDVTPIPHNGCRPPKARRV from the coding sequence ATGGCTAGCGAAGAAATCACCAACGAAACCGCCGAACAGCCTGTGGAAGCGGCAGCTTCCGCTCCCGTCGCTGAAACTCCGGCCGCCGCTGTTTCCGCTCCTGAAGAAATCAAGAAGCCCGAACCCCGCAAGGATATCTTTGCGGAACTTGGTCTGGGCGGCGATGATGACAAGCCCAAAATCCTGAAGGCCAAGGGCAGCAAAAACGTTTCCACGGGCGTGGTTCACGTTTCCTCCACGTTCAATAACACCGTCGTAACTGTGACTGACCAGCGCGGCAATGTCATCGGCTGGTCCTCCGCCGGCAAGATGGGCTTTAAGGGTTCCCGCAAGAGCACGGCCTATGCCGGGCAGGTGGTGTGCCAGGACGCCTGCCGCCAGGCCATGGGTCACGGCTTGCGTGAAGTGGAAGTGCGCGTAAAGGGGCCCGGTTCCGGTCGTGAATCCGCCGTACGTGCCGTGCAGACGATCGGTATTGAAATCACCTCCATCAAGGACGTGACCCCCATCCCCCACAACGGCTGCCGTCCTCCGAAGGCCCGCCGCGTCTAA
- a CDS encoding HAD family hydrolase, which translates to MTDDWKKRGAALFDMDGTLLPWDTQYIFSCFVVRRHPWRRLLIFLFLACIPLYILRIWDENRMKRAYLMYLWGLPAETVREYGRKFAEMAQEWIYPELKERLAGYRKKGYLCLMVSASPSFYVKPLGELLGFDEVLGTDVLLEERMPAMPELPNGNNKGAVKVERLRERNVLPEHGVLENAVAYSDSAADLPMLLSCRRRVLVNPSPALKEDRLLDGAECLYPARPWKGRFGKIWRIGFFVMGLVDVNNVKSMTC; encoded by the coding sequence ATGACGGACGATTGGAAAAAAAGAGGCGCAGCGCTGTTTGATATGGACGGCACGCTCCTTCCCTGGGATACGCAATATATTTTTTCCTGTTTTGTGGTGAGGCGCCATCCTTGGAGACGCTTGCTGATTTTTCTTTTCCTGGCCTGTATTCCGCTCTATATTTTGAGAATATGGGATGAGAACCGGATGAAGAGGGCTTATCTCATGTATTTGTGGGGGCTTCCCGCTGAAACGGTGCGGGAATATGGACGGAAGTTTGCCGAGATGGCGCAGGAATGGATTTATCCGGAGCTGAAGGAGCGGCTGGCAGGGTATCGGAAGAAGGGTTATTTGTGTCTCATGGTTTCCGCTTCTCCATCATTTTACGTGAAGCCCCTGGGCGAACTGCTGGGATTTGACGAAGTTCTGGGAACGGATGTGCTTCTGGAGGAACGCATGCCGGCAATGCCGGAACTGCCGAACGGTAATAATAAGGGGGCGGTGAAGGTGGAGCGTCTGCGGGAGCGGAATGTACTGCCGGAACATGGTGTTCTGGAAAACGCCGTTGCCTACAGCGACAGTGCCGCGGATCTGCCCATGCTGCTTTCCTGCAGGCGGAGGGTTCTGGTGAATCCTTCTCCTGCCCTGAAAGAAGACAGGCTTCTGGATGGTGCGGAGTGTCTGTATCCGGCCAGGCCTTGGAAGGGAAGGTTTGGCAAGATATGGAGAATTGGATTTTTTGTCATGGGGTTGGTGGATGTAAATAATGTGAAATCAATGACTTGCTGA
- a CDS encoding mitochondrial fission ELM1 family protein: MNIRILSDGKQGHLNQSLGLAQALISKAGGTVETVDLQGLSLLGKIRKVVTGSDIPRPDLFISAGHATHIPLICARHHFKTRAVLCMKPTLPCSFFDLCLIPRHDLDSGRDYTDTDIFPTQGALHPMRPDPSVPKDTTLILIGGPSKDFDWDDESMLNQLASISIHTPGHLVLTTSRRTPDGFAEKIRTAVPELTVVPVEETRPGWVARHLAHASAAWVSQDSVSMVYEALGSGAPVGILSVPRRHGSRKSRILSGLETLEKEGMVTGYSDWKKQNFRLTAPGSPLLEADRAADYILSRFFPQLRAL; encoded by the coding sequence ATGAACATCCGGATTCTGAGCGATGGGAAACAGGGCCACCTCAACCAGTCCCTGGGGCTGGCGCAGGCTCTGATCTCCAAAGCGGGGGGAACCGTGGAAACGGTAGACCTGCAGGGGCTTTCCCTTTTGGGGAAAATCCGGAAGGTCGTCACAGGCAGCGACATTCCACGGCCGGATCTGTTCATTTCCGCCGGACATGCAACGCATATCCCGCTCATCTGCGCGCGGCACCATTTCAAAACCCGGGCCGTCCTCTGCATGAAGCCTACGCTTCCCTGCTCCTTTTTCGACCTCTGCCTTATTCCCCGCCATGACCTGGATTCCGGCCGCGATTACACGGATACGGATATCTTCCCCACCCAGGGAGCTCTCCACCCCATGAGACCGGATCCCTCCGTACCAAAGGATACCACACTGATTCTCATAGGAGGGCCCAGCAAAGATTTTGACTGGGATGACGAAAGCATGCTCAACCAGCTCGCGTCCATCAGCATCCACACCCCCGGACACCTTGTTCTAACCACCTCGCGCCGGACGCCGGACGGCTTTGCGGAAAAAATCCGGACGGCCGTTCCGGAACTAACCGTCGTTCCCGTGGAGGAAACCCGGCCGGGGTGGGTAGCCCGGCATCTGGCGCACGCCTCCGCCGCCTGGGTCAGCCAGGACAGCGTCTCCATGGTATATGAGGCTCTTGGCTCCGGCGCGCCTGTAGGCATCCTTTCCGTACCGCGCCGACACGGCAGCCGCAAATCCCGCATCCTGTCCGGCCTGGAGACACTGGAAAAGGAAGGCATGGTTACTGGATACAGTGACTGGAAAAAACAGAACTTCCGCCTGACGGCTCCCGGTTCCCCGCTTCTGGAAGCGGACCGTGCAGCAGACTACATCCTCTCCAGATTTTTCCCTCAGCTCCGCGCCTTATGA
- the gcvH gene encoding glycine cleavage system protein GcvH: MHDVPENLLYSKDHEWIEIDGDIGTIGISDHAQAELSDVVFVDLPEVGATVAAGDPVAVVESVKAASDVYTPVSGEILEVNEELSNDPSLINSDPYGAGWLYKIRLDVPTETEDMMNATDYEEYCS; the protein is encoded by the coding sequence ATGCACGACGTACCAGAAAATCTGCTGTATTCCAAAGATCACGAATGGATTGAAATTGACGGGGACATCGGCACCATCGGCATTTCCGACCATGCCCAGGCCGAACTCTCCGATGTCGTCTTTGTAGACCTTCCCGAAGTAGGCGCCACCGTCGCAGCCGGCGACCCTGTCGCTGTCGTGGAATCTGTCAAAGCCGCCAGCGACGTGTACACCCCCGTTTCAGGAGAAATCCTGGAAGTGAACGAAGAGCTTTCCAATGATCCGTCCCTCATTAACTCCGACCCCTACGGCGCAGGCTGGCTGTACAAAATCCGCCTGGACGTTCCCACGGAAACGGAAGATATGATGAACGCCACGGATTACGAGGAATACTGCTCCTGA
- a CDS encoding D-alanyl-D-alanine carboxypeptidase family protein: MRLFALLAGFSLCLSSTSCQSYGDSSDYIPLATPVPPQLSQLVSHALPRPANFPTRPVAIPSSAPRTPRCASACVMDALTGKVLFSHNGLQHRQVASTQKLVTAMVVMEHGSLDKKVVIQPSDTKADPTKLGFRAGEVYSRRELLNAMMIRSFNDVALALARDTAGSVPRFAQLMNAKARQMGMYNSRFANPNGLPADQYSTAIDMARCAYYVYRNPELRNIICKRQYAFTRANGRTLLLRNTNKLLTQNPWVTGMKTGYTNAAGRCLVSSAGVNGRHVIVVVLGCHPSRIWTESENLIRWALGSAA, encoded by the coding sequence ATGCGTTTATTCGCCCTTCTTGCAGGATTCTCCCTTTGCCTGAGCTCCACAAGCTGCCAATCGTACGGGGATTCAAGTGACTACATCCCCCTTGCAACGCCCGTTCCCCCACAACTCTCCCAGCTGGTTTCCCATGCCCTCCCCCGACCGGCCAATTTCCCCACACGTCCCGTAGCCATCCCCTCAAGCGCCCCGCGCACGCCCCGCTGCGCCAGCGCCTGCGTCATGGACGCCCTTACCGGCAAAGTGCTCTTTTCCCACAACGGCCTCCAGCACCGCCAGGTAGCCAGCACGCAGAAACTCGTGACGGCCATGGTCGTGATGGAACACGGCAGCCTGGACAAAAAAGTGGTCATCCAGCCTTCCGATACCAAGGCGGACCCCACCAAACTGGGATTCCGGGCGGGGGAAGTCTATTCACGCCGCGAACTGCTCAATGCCATGATGATCCGCAGTTTCAACGACGTAGCCCTGGCTCTGGCCCGCGATACGGCGGGTTCCGTTCCCCGTTTCGCCCAGTTGATGAATGCCAAAGCCCGGCAGATGGGCATGTACAACTCACGCTTCGCCAATCCCAACGGCCTCCCGGCGGATCAATATTCCACTGCCATTGACATGGCCCGCTGCGCCTATTATGTGTACCGCAACCCGGAACTGCGCAATATTATCTGCAAACGCCAATATGCCTTTACCCGCGCCAACGGCAGAACGCTTCTGCTGAGAAACACCAACAAGCTGCTCACCCAGAACCCCTGGGTTACCGGAATGAAAACCGGATACACGAACGCCGCCGGACGCTGCCTGGTTTCCTCAGCCGGCGTCAACGGGCGCCATGTCATCGTCGTCGTCCTCGGCTGCCATCCGTCCCGTATCTGGACGGAATCGGAAAACCTGATCAGATGGGCTTTGGGATCCGCCGCATAA
- the rpsM gene encoding 30S ribosomal protein S13 — translation MARLFGTEIPNEKRIEASLPYIYGIGRSTSKRILEQAGINPDIRTGQLTDEQLTKIVQVITTDGILIEGDLRREKQSILKRLTSINCYRGQRHRRGLPVRGQRTRTNARTRKGKKKTVGAQAKKK, via the coding sequence ATGGCACGCCTTTTCGGTACAGAAATACCCAACGAGAAGCGCATCGAGGCTTCCCTTCCGTATATTTACGGAATTGGTCGCTCGACTTCTAAGAGAATCCTGGAACAAGCAGGCATCAATCCCGACATCCGCACGGGACAGCTTACCGACGAACAGCTCACGAAGATTGTTCAAGTAATCACCACCGACGGCATTTTGATTGAAGGTGACCTTCGTCGTGAAAAGCAATCCATTCTCAAGCGTTTGACCTCCATCAACTGCTATCGTGGTCAGCGCCACCGCCGCGGCCTTCCGGTACGCGGTCAGCGTACCCGCACGAATGCCCGCACCCGTAAAGGCAAGAAGAAGACCGTTGGCGCGCAGGCCAAGAAGAAGTAA